One window of the Suricata suricatta isolate VVHF042 chromosome 7, meerkat_22Aug2017_6uvM2_HiC, whole genome shotgun sequence genome contains the following:
- the CCHCR1 gene encoding coiled-coil alpha-helical rod protein 1 isoform X6, translated as MFRPSAHQDVSERRPDQRPQVIKWEQDISGNLQDPGRRGRSLELEGSQALTQQAELISRQLQELRHLEEEVRVLRETSLQQKMRLEAQALEIEALARAEKAGQAEAEGLRAALAGAEVVRKNLEEGSQRDLEEVKRLHQEQLSSLTQAHQEALSSLTNKAEGLEKSLNSLETRRAGEAKELAVTQKEAELLRKELSKTQEDLEAQVALVENLRRYVGEQVPPDVQSRTWELERQELLETVQHLQEDRDGLHTTVELLQVRVQSLMHILAMQEEELARKVQPSDTLEPEFTRKCQSLLKGWREKVFALMVQLKAQELEHRRCMEQLKGQVAELQERAVAQSQEQAILQRSLQDKAAEVEVERMGAKALQIELSRAQEAQRRRQQHMATAEEQLKFVANSVSSFQTWLQSTMADVERATSRLPSLSSRVSYAVRRVHTIQGLMARKLALVQLRQESCSQPPPATDVNLELEQLREERNRLDTELQLSAHIIEREVGRAREQGEAERQQLSEVAQQLEQELQRTQESLASVGLQLEAARRGQQESTQEAASLRQELTQQQEIYGQALQEKVAEVETRLREQLLETERRLNEARREHGKAVVSLRQMQRKATREKERNQELRRLQDEVRKEEGLRLTQRLQELERDKNLMLATLQQEGLLSRYKQQRLLAVLPSLLDKGKSVESGPRAPGSSAAASTSRESIKGSLSVLLDDLQGLSEAISKEEAVSQGDNQHCPPPFCL; from the exons ATGTTTCGACCTTCAG CCCATCAAGATGTCTCAGAGAGGCGGCCAGACCAGAGACCTCAAGTGATAAAGTGGGAACAGGATATTTCGGGCAATTTGCAGGATCCAGGGCGGAGAGGCAG GTCTCTGGAGCTGGAAGGGTCACAGGCCTTGACCCAGCAGGCTGAGTTGATCTCTCGGCAGCTACAAGAGCTGCGGCACCTTGAGGAGGAGGTTCGGGTCCTACGGGAGACCTCGCTGCAGCAGAAGATGAGGCTGGAGGCCCAGGCCCTGGAGATAGAGGCTCTGGCTCGGGCGGAGAAGGCTGGCCAAGCTGAGGCTGAGGGCCTGCGCGCTGCCTTGGCTGGGGCTGAGGTTGTCCGGAAGAACCTGGAAGAGGGGAGCCAGCGGGACCTGGAGGAGGTTAAGAGGCTGCACCAAGAGCAG CTCTCCTCCTTGACACAGGCTCACCAGGAGGCTCTTTCTAGTTTGACCAACAAAGCTGAGGGCTTGGAGAAATCTCTGAATAGTCTGGAAaccaggagggcaggggaagCCAAGGAGCTGGCTGTGACCCAGAAGGAGGCTGAGCTGCTGCGGAAGGAGCTGAG CAAGACCCAAGAAGATTTGGAGGCACAAGTGGCCTTGGTTGAGAATTTAAGGAGATATGTGGGGGAGCAAGTCCCTCCTGACGTCCAAAGCCGGACCTGGGAATTGGAGCGACAGGAGCTTCTAGAAACTGTGCAA CACTTGCAGGAGGACCGAGATGGCCTGCACACCACAGTGGAGCTGCTGCAGGTGCGGGTACAAAGCCTCATGCACATCCTCGCCATGCAGGAGGAGGAGCTGGCCAGGAAG GTTCAGCCTTCAGATACCCTGGAGCCTGAGTTCACTAGGAAGTGCCAGTCCCTGCTGAAGGGCTGGCGGGAGAAAGTGTTTGCCCTCATGGTGCAGCTGAAGGCTCAGGAGCTGGAGCACAGGAGATGCATGGAGCAGCTAAAGGGACAG GTGGCAGAGCTCCAGGAAAGAGCTGTGGCCCAGAGCCAGGAACAGGCCATCCTGCAGCGCTCCCTACAGGACAAGGCCGCAGAGGTGGAGGTGGAGCGGATGGGCGCCAAG GCCCTGCAGATAGAGCTGAGCCGAGCCCAGGAGGCCCAGCGCCGGAGGCAGCAGCACATGGCCACAGCTGAGGAGCAGCTGAAGTTTGTGGCCAATTCTGTCAGCAG CTTCCAGACCTGGCTCCAGAGCACCATGGCTGATGTGGAGCGGGCTACCTCGCGGCTGCCTAGCCTCAGCAGCCGAGTCAGCTATGCCGTCCGCAGGGTCCACACCATTCAGG GTCTGATGGCTCGAAAACTGGCCCTTGTTCAGCTGCGCCAGGAGAG CTGCTCCCAACCCCCACCTGCCACAGATGTGAACCTTGAGTTGGAGCAGCTGCGGGAAGAACGGAACCGCCTGGACACAGAACTGCAGCTGAGTGCCCACATCATTGAGCGGGAGGTGGGCCGGGCCCGGGAGCAAG GGGAGGCGGAGCGGCAACAACTGAGTGAGGTTGCCCAGCAGCTGGAGCAGGAGCTGCAGCGGACCCAGGAGTCCCTGGCTAGTGTGGGGCTGCAGCTGGAAGCAGCTCGTCGGGGCCAGCAGGAGAGCACACAGGAGGCTGCCAGTCTCCGACAGGAACTGACCCAGCAGCAGGAGATCTATGGGCAAG CTCTGCAAGAGAAGGTGGCTGAAGTGGAAACTAGGCTGCGAGAACAGCTcttagaaacagagaggagatTGAATGAGGCTCGGAGGGAGCATGGCAAGGCAG TGGTCTCCCTGCGCCAGATGCAGCGCAAAGCCACCCGGGAAAAGGAACGGAACCAGGAGCTCAGGCGTCTGCAAGATGAGGTCCGGAAGGAGGAGGGGCTGCGGCTGACCCAACGCCTGCAGGAGCTAGAAAGGGACAAGAACCTTATGCTG gccaCCTTGCAGCAGGAAGGTCTCCTCTCCCGTTACAAGCAGCAGCGACTCTTGGCAGTTCTTCCTTCCCTGCTGGATAAGGGGAAATCTGTGGAGTcgggccccagggccccagggtcTTCAGCAGCAGCATCCACCAGCAGGGAGTCCATAAAAG
- the CCHCR1 gene encoding coiled-coil alpha-helical rod protein 1 isoform X4, whose product MWPHSSGARPWASALIGKDPGVMAWWRLDGLRKGFAEPWRDLWRLGSQPLHCIPPSSPRTRNSRDCRNLRRRENIDGWTQNLETSSNVQMFRPSAHQDVSERRPDQRPQVIKWEQDISGNLQDPGRRGRSLELEGSQALTQQAELISRQLQELRHLEEEVRVLRETSLQQKMRLEAQALEIEALARAEKAGQAEAEGLRAALAGAEVVRKNLEEGSQRDLEEVKRLHQEQLSSLTQAHQEALSSLTNKAEGLEKSLNSLETRRAGEAKELAVTQKEAELLRKELSKTQEDLEAQVALVENLRRYVGEQVPPDVQSRTWELERQELLETVQHLQEDRDGLHTTVELLQVRVQSLMHILAMQEEELARKVQPSDTLEPEFTRKCQSLLKGWREKVFALMVQLKAQELEHRRCMEQLKGQVAELQERAVAQSQEQAILQRSLQDKAAEVEVERMGAKALQIELSRAQEAQRRRQQHMATAEEQLKFVANSVSSFQTWLQSTMADVERATSRLPSLSSRVSYAVRRVHTIQGLMARKLALVQLRQESCSQPPPATDVNLELEQLREERNRLDTELQLSAHIIEREVGRAREQGEAERQQLSEVAQQLEQELQRTQESLASVGLQLEAARRGQQESTQEAASLRQELTQQQEIYGQALQEKVAEVETRLREQLLETERRLNEARREHGKAVVSLRQMQRKATREKERNQELRRLQDEVRKEEGLRLTQRLQELERDKNLMLATLQQEGLLSRYKQQRLLAVLPSLLDKGKSVESGPRAPGSSAAASTSRESIKGSLSVLLDDLQGLSEAISKEEAVSQGDNQHCPPPFCL is encoded by the exons ATGTGGCCACATTCATCTGGGGCCAGGCCTTGGGCCAGTGCTTTGATAGGGAAGGACCCGGGTGTAATGGCTTGGTGGCGTCTGGATGGGCTTCGGAAAGGCTTTGCTGAGCCTTGGAGAGACCTCTGGAGATTGGGCTCACAGCCCCTGCACTGcatccctccttcctcacctcgGACCAGGAACAGCAGAGACTGTAGGAACTTAAGGAGGAGG GAAAACATAGATGGCTGGACACAGAATCTAGAGACTTCCAGTAATGTGCAGATGTTTCGACCTTCAG CCCATCAAGATGTCTCAGAGAGGCGGCCAGACCAGAGACCTCAAGTGATAAAGTGGGAACAGGATATTTCGGGCAATTTGCAGGATCCAGGGCGGAGAGGCAG GTCTCTGGAGCTGGAAGGGTCACAGGCCTTGACCCAGCAGGCTGAGTTGATCTCTCGGCAGCTACAAGAGCTGCGGCACCTTGAGGAGGAGGTTCGGGTCCTACGGGAGACCTCGCTGCAGCAGAAGATGAGGCTGGAGGCCCAGGCCCTGGAGATAGAGGCTCTGGCTCGGGCGGAGAAGGCTGGCCAAGCTGAGGCTGAGGGCCTGCGCGCTGCCTTGGCTGGGGCTGAGGTTGTCCGGAAGAACCTGGAAGAGGGGAGCCAGCGGGACCTGGAGGAGGTTAAGAGGCTGCACCAAGAGCAG CTCTCCTCCTTGACACAGGCTCACCAGGAGGCTCTTTCTAGTTTGACCAACAAAGCTGAGGGCTTGGAGAAATCTCTGAATAGTCTGGAAaccaggagggcaggggaagCCAAGGAGCTGGCTGTGACCCAGAAGGAGGCTGAGCTGCTGCGGAAGGAGCTGAG CAAGACCCAAGAAGATTTGGAGGCACAAGTGGCCTTGGTTGAGAATTTAAGGAGATATGTGGGGGAGCAAGTCCCTCCTGACGTCCAAAGCCGGACCTGGGAATTGGAGCGACAGGAGCTTCTAGAAACTGTGCAA CACTTGCAGGAGGACCGAGATGGCCTGCACACCACAGTGGAGCTGCTGCAGGTGCGGGTACAAAGCCTCATGCACATCCTCGCCATGCAGGAGGAGGAGCTGGCCAGGAAG GTTCAGCCTTCAGATACCCTGGAGCCTGAGTTCACTAGGAAGTGCCAGTCCCTGCTGAAGGGCTGGCGGGAGAAAGTGTTTGCCCTCATGGTGCAGCTGAAGGCTCAGGAGCTGGAGCACAGGAGATGCATGGAGCAGCTAAAGGGACAG GTGGCAGAGCTCCAGGAAAGAGCTGTGGCCCAGAGCCAGGAACAGGCCATCCTGCAGCGCTCCCTACAGGACAAGGCCGCAGAGGTGGAGGTGGAGCGGATGGGCGCCAAG GCCCTGCAGATAGAGCTGAGCCGAGCCCAGGAGGCCCAGCGCCGGAGGCAGCAGCACATGGCCACAGCTGAGGAGCAGCTGAAGTTTGTGGCCAATTCTGTCAGCAG CTTCCAGACCTGGCTCCAGAGCACCATGGCTGATGTGGAGCGGGCTACCTCGCGGCTGCCTAGCCTCAGCAGCCGAGTCAGCTATGCCGTCCGCAGGGTCCACACCATTCAGG GTCTGATGGCTCGAAAACTGGCCCTTGTTCAGCTGCGCCAGGAGAG CTGCTCCCAACCCCCACCTGCCACAGATGTGAACCTTGAGTTGGAGCAGCTGCGGGAAGAACGGAACCGCCTGGACACAGAACTGCAGCTGAGTGCCCACATCATTGAGCGGGAGGTGGGCCGGGCCCGGGAGCAAG GGGAGGCGGAGCGGCAACAACTGAGTGAGGTTGCCCAGCAGCTGGAGCAGGAGCTGCAGCGGACCCAGGAGTCCCTGGCTAGTGTGGGGCTGCAGCTGGAAGCAGCTCGTCGGGGCCAGCAGGAGAGCACACAGGAGGCTGCCAGTCTCCGACAGGAACTGACCCAGCAGCAGGAGATCTATGGGCAAG CTCTGCAAGAGAAGGTGGCTGAAGTGGAAACTAGGCTGCGAGAACAGCTcttagaaacagagaggagatTGAATGAGGCTCGGAGGGAGCATGGCAAGGCAG TGGTCTCCCTGCGCCAGATGCAGCGCAAAGCCACCCGGGAAAAGGAACGGAACCAGGAGCTCAGGCGTCTGCAAGATGAGGTCCGGAAGGAGGAGGGGCTGCGGCTGACCCAACGCCTGCAGGAGCTAGAAAGGGACAAGAACCTTATGCTG gccaCCTTGCAGCAGGAAGGTCTCCTCTCCCGTTACAAGCAGCAGCGACTCTTGGCAGTTCTTCCTTCCCTGCTGGATAAGGGGAAATCTGTGGAGTcgggccccagggccccagggtcTTCAGCAGCAGCATCCACCAGCAGGGAGTCCATAAAAG
- the CCHCR1 gene encoding coiled-coil alpha-helical rod protein 1 isoform X7, giving the protein MRLEAQALEIEALARAEKAGQAEAEGLRAALAGAEVVRKNLEEGSQRDLEEVKRLHQEQLSSLTQAHQEALSSLTNKAEGLEKSLNSLETRRAGEAKELAVTQKEAELLRKELSKTQEDLEAQVALVENLRRYVGEQVPPDVQSRTWELERQELLETVQHLQEDRDGLHTTVELLQVRVQSLMHILAMQEEELARKVQPSDTLEPEFTRKCQSLLKGWREKVFALMVQLKAQELEHRRCMEQLKGQVAELQERAVAQSQEQAILQRSLQDKAAEVEVERMGAKALQIELSRAQEAQRRRQQHMATAEEQLKFVANSVSSFQTWLQSTMADVERATSRLPSLSSRVSYAVRRVHTIQGLMARKLALVQLRQESCSQPPPATDVNLELEQLREERNRLDTELQLSAHIIEREVGRAREQGEAERQQLSEVAQQLEQELQRTQESLASVGLQLEAARRGQQESTQEAASLRQELTQQQEIYGQALQEKVAEVETRLREQLLETERRLNEARREHGKAVVSLRQMQRKATREKERNQELRRLQDEVRKEEGLRLTQRLQELERDKNLMLATLQQEGLLSRYKQQRLLAVLPSLLDKGKSVESGPRAPGSSAAASTSRESIKGSLSVLLDDLQGLSEAISKEEAVSQGDNQHCPPPFCL; this is encoded by the exons ATGAGGCTGGAGGCCCAGGCCCTGGAGATAGAGGCTCTGGCTCGGGCGGAGAAGGCTGGCCAAGCTGAGGCTGAGGGCCTGCGCGCTGCCTTGGCTGGGGCTGAGGTTGTCCGGAAGAACCTGGAAGAGGGGAGCCAGCGGGACCTGGAGGAGGTTAAGAGGCTGCACCAAGAGCAG CTCTCCTCCTTGACACAGGCTCACCAGGAGGCTCTTTCTAGTTTGACCAACAAAGCTGAGGGCTTGGAGAAATCTCTGAATAGTCTGGAAaccaggagggcaggggaagCCAAGGAGCTGGCTGTGACCCAGAAGGAGGCTGAGCTGCTGCGGAAGGAGCTGAG CAAGACCCAAGAAGATTTGGAGGCACAAGTGGCCTTGGTTGAGAATTTAAGGAGATATGTGGGGGAGCAAGTCCCTCCTGACGTCCAAAGCCGGACCTGGGAATTGGAGCGACAGGAGCTTCTAGAAACTGTGCAA CACTTGCAGGAGGACCGAGATGGCCTGCACACCACAGTGGAGCTGCTGCAGGTGCGGGTACAAAGCCTCATGCACATCCTCGCCATGCAGGAGGAGGAGCTGGCCAGGAAG GTTCAGCCTTCAGATACCCTGGAGCCTGAGTTCACTAGGAAGTGCCAGTCCCTGCTGAAGGGCTGGCGGGAGAAAGTGTTTGCCCTCATGGTGCAGCTGAAGGCTCAGGAGCTGGAGCACAGGAGATGCATGGAGCAGCTAAAGGGACAG GTGGCAGAGCTCCAGGAAAGAGCTGTGGCCCAGAGCCAGGAACAGGCCATCCTGCAGCGCTCCCTACAGGACAAGGCCGCAGAGGTGGAGGTGGAGCGGATGGGCGCCAAG GCCCTGCAGATAGAGCTGAGCCGAGCCCAGGAGGCCCAGCGCCGGAGGCAGCAGCACATGGCCACAGCTGAGGAGCAGCTGAAGTTTGTGGCCAATTCTGTCAGCAG CTTCCAGACCTGGCTCCAGAGCACCATGGCTGATGTGGAGCGGGCTACCTCGCGGCTGCCTAGCCTCAGCAGCCGAGTCAGCTATGCCGTCCGCAGGGTCCACACCATTCAGG GTCTGATGGCTCGAAAACTGGCCCTTGTTCAGCTGCGCCAGGAGAG CTGCTCCCAACCCCCACCTGCCACAGATGTGAACCTTGAGTTGGAGCAGCTGCGGGAAGAACGGAACCGCCTGGACACAGAACTGCAGCTGAGTGCCCACATCATTGAGCGGGAGGTGGGCCGGGCCCGGGAGCAAG GGGAGGCGGAGCGGCAACAACTGAGTGAGGTTGCCCAGCAGCTGGAGCAGGAGCTGCAGCGGACCCAGGAGTCCCTGGCTAGTGTGGGGCTGCAGCTGGAAGCAGCTCGTCGGGGCCAGCAGGAGAGCACACAGGAGGCTGCCAGTCTCCGACAGGAACTGACCCAGCAGCAGGAGATCTATGGGCAAG CTCTGCAAGAGAAGGTGGCTGAAGTGGAAACTAGGCTGCGAGAACAGCTcttagaaacagagaggagatTGAATGAGGCTCGGAGGGAGCATGGCAAGGCAG TGGTCTCCCTGCGCCAGATGCAGCGCAAAGCCACCCGGGAAAAGGAACGGAACCAGGAGCTCAGGCGTCTGCAAGATGAGGTCCGGAAGGAGGAGGGGCTGCGGCTGACCCAACGCCTGCAGGAGCTAGAAAGGGACAAGAACCTTATGCTG gccaCCTTGCAGCAGGAAGGTCTCCTCTCCCGTTACAAGCAGCAGCGACTCTTGGCAGTTCTTCCTTCCCTGCTGGATAAGGGGAAATCTGTGGAGTcgggccccagggccccagggtcTTCAGCAGCAGCATCCACCAGCAGGGAGTCCATAAAAG